One genomic window of Musa acuminata AAA Group cultivar baxijiao unplaced genomic scaffold, Cavendish_Baxijiao_AAA HiC_scaffold_1137, whole genome shotgun sequence includes the following:
- the LOC103999741 gene encoding probable 1-deoxy-D-xylulose-5-phosphate synthase, chloroplastic, protein MALSAFSFPCHFLGAAPSFTDLQHQQPQPTRVLKPKKRACVCASLSETGEYHSQRPPTPLLDTVNFPIHMKNLSVRELKQLADELRSDIIFNVSRTGGHLGSSLGVVELTVALHYVFNAPQDKILWDVGHQSYPHKILTGRRDKMATMRQTNGLSGFTKRSESEYDCFGAGHSSTSISAALGMAVGRDLKGRKNNVVAVIGDGAMTAGQAYEAMNNAGYLDSDMIVILNDNKQVSLPTATLDGPVPPVGALSSALSRLQSSKPLRELREVAKGVTKQIGGSMHEIAAKVDEYARGMIGGSGSTLFEELGLYYIGPVDGHNIDDLVAILKDVKSTKTTGPVLIHVVTEKGRGYPYAEKAADKYHGVAKFDPATGKQFKSGSKTQSYTNYFAEALIAEAEVDEGIVAIHAAMGGGTGLNYFLRCYPTRCFDVGIAEQHAVTFAAGLACEGLKPFCAIYSSFLQRAYDQVIHDVDLQKLPVRFAMDRAGLVGADGPTHCGSFDVTYMACLPNMVVMAPSDEAELFHMVATAAAIDDRPSCFRYPRGNGIGVPLPPGNKGIPLEVGKGRILKEGERVALLGYGTAVQSCLAAASLLEERGLKITVADARFCKPLDRSLIRNLARSHEVLLTVEEGSIGGFGSHVVQFLALDGLLDGTLKWRPLVLPDRYIDHGSPRDQLAEAGLTPSHIAATVLNILGQTREALEIMS, encoded by the exons ATGGCTCTCTCCGCATTCTCCTTCCCCTGCCATTTCCTCGGCGCAGCTCCCTCCTTCACTGATCTCCAACACCAGCAGCCCCAGCCCACAAGAGTTCTCAAG CCGAAGAAAAGGGCCTGTGTTTGTGCATCGCTATCAGAGACCGGGGAGTATCATTCACAGAGACCGCCAACTCCACTCCTCGACACCGTCAACTTCCCCATCCACATGAAGAATCTCTCGGTCCGG GAGCTGAAGCAACTCGCCGACGAGCTCCGCTCTGATATCATCTTCAACGTGTCTAGGACCGGCGGTCACCTCGGTTCCAGCCTCGGCGTGGTCGAGCTCACCGTCGCGCTCCACTACGTCTTCAACGCTCCGCAGGACAAGATCCTTTGGGATGTCGGCCACCAG TCGTATCCTCACAAGATATTGACGGGAAGGAGAGACAAGATGGCGACAATGAGGCAGACGAATGGCTTGTCCGGGTTCACCAAGCGGTCGGAGAGCGAGTACGACTGCTTCGGTGCCGGCCACAGCTCGACCAGCATATCGGCAGCCCTCG GGATGGCAGTCGGAAGGGATCTGAAGGGGAGAAAGAACAACGTAGTGGCAGTGATTGGGGACGGAGCCATGACCGCGGGGCAAGCTTATGAGGCCATGAACAATGCTGGCTATCTCGACTCCGACATGATTGTGATCTTGAATGACAACAAGCAGGTCTCTCTGCCCACTGCAACTCTTGATGGCCCTGTTCCTCCAGTTGGAGCTCTGAGCAGTGCCCTTAGCAGACTGCAGTCCTCCAAGCCACTCAGGGAACTGAGGGAGGTCGCTAAG GGAGTCACAAAGCAGATCGGTGGATCCATGCACGAAATAGCTGCCAAAGTCGACGAATACGCTCGAGGAATGATCGGTGGATCAGGGTCGACCTTGTTCGAAGAGCTCGGTCTCTACTACATCGGTCCTGTCGATGGGCACAACATAGATGACCTGGTCGCCATTCTCAAGGACGTGAAGAGCACCAAGACGACAGGCCCTGTTCTCATCCATGTCGTGACCGAGAAGGGACGAGGGTATCCCTACGCCGAGAAAGCTGCAGACAAGTATCATG GTGTCGCCAAATTCGATCCAGCGACAGGGAAGCAATTCAAATCGGGCTCCAAGACGCAGTCTTACACGAACTACTTCGCGGAGGCGTTGATTGCCGAGGCGGAGGTGGACGAAGGCATCGTCGCGATCCACGCGGCCATGGGAGGAGGAACAGGGCTCAACTACTTCCTTCGCTGCTACCCGACGAGGTGCTTCGACGTGGGGATCGCGGAGCAGCACGCGGTCACGTTTGCGGCAGGGCTCGCCTGCGAAGGCCTCAAGCCATTCTGCGCGATCTACTCCTCGTTCCTGCAGCGGGCTTACGACCAG GTGATACACGACGTGGACTTGCAGAAGCTGCCGGTGAGGTTCGCGATGGATCGGGCGGGACTCGTCGGAGCGGACGGGCCGACTCACTGCGGCTCCTTCGATGTCACCTACATGGCTTGCCTACCGAACATGGTGGTCATGGCGCCCTCCGACGAAGCGGAGCTGTTCCACATGGTGGCCACCGCGGCGGCCATCGACGACCGGCCTTCCTGCTTCCGGTACCCCAGGGGCAACGGCATCGGTGTTCCGCTTCCCCCCGGAAACAAGGGTATTCCACTTGAG GTGGGGAAAGGGAGGATACTGAAGGAGGGGGAGAGGGTGGCTCTTCTGGGATACGGAACAGCAGTTCAAAGCTGCTTGGCCGCGGCATCGCTGCTGGAGGAACGCGGCCTAAAGATCACCGTCGCCGACGCACGGTTCTGCAAGCCACTCGACCGGAGCCTGATCCGAAACCTGGCGAGGTCGCACGAGGTGCTCCTCACCGTGGAAGAAGGATCCATCGGCGGTTTCGGCTCCCACGTCGTCCAGTTCTTGGCCCTCGACGGCCTCCTCGACGGCACCCTCAAG TGGCGGCCGCTGGTTCTCCCGGATCGGTACATCGACCATGGATCGCCGCGCGATCAGCTGGCGGAAGCTGGACTGACGCCGTCTCATATCGCAGCGACTGTGCTCAACATCCTCGGACAGACGCGAGAGGCACTCGAGATCATGTCTTAG